One bacterium genomic window, CGCCGATTCTTGGAAGCGCAACGCATAATTGACACTGGCAAAGTAGATCGTGTTCTCCATGCTGCGAAGCATCATCGCCTTCTCATAGTACGGCCCGTCGCTTGCGCCCCACTGCGTCAGACGGACACCTTCTTGATCACTCCCCGTGTGGTGAGGATGAAAGACGATTTTCGCGCCCCGCACCGCCGCCCATCGCACCGTCTCAGGATAGCGCCAGCCCTCATGGCAAATCACCACTCCAAACTTCATCCCTTTGATCTCGAAGAGTCGCCGGGTATTGCCGGGCACATAGAACTGATCTTCGGTCGGGTCTAGTTGGTTCTTGGTTTGGTATCCTTGAATCTGGCCCCAGGCGTCAATGACGAAGGCGGCAATCTGCCGGCCCGCCTCCGTGAGCCTTTCCATCCCGAGGATAGTGGCCACCGCATACGTTCGCGCCCACTGCGCCACGGTCTCGAGCACCCGTTCCTGCTGTATCCAATCAAAAGGTAATACCTCAAAATCCTGTCCGCGCAGACCTGGGAGATAGGCCTCCGGGAAACACACGATCTCCGCGTCTTGGGCCGAAGCTTCGGACAGGAGCCGTTTGATCTTGTCTAAGCCCTCCTCAAGGGTTGAGGCAATGCAGGGCGATGCCAGGGCAATGATCACGGATGACCCCCGATGAAATAGATTCGACTAAGCTCATTAAAGCATCTTCCGCATCTGATACCTAACTGTTTCGAACCCTTGCTTCTCCCAGAATGCTGAGGCGGCAGGGTTGTCTACACGAACATAAAGCCTCACATAGCGGATGCCTCGGTGAGCAAACCAATCAAAAATCAGCCGGGCGAATCCTCTACCATGTCCACGACGGCGGAACGGTGGTGCTATGTAGAAGTCCCCAATGTAGCCAAGCCTTTCCCACACCGGGTCTTCTAGCAATTCCGTCTTCGCAAAGCCGATGACGGTTTCATCAAGTTTGGCCCACCACAGAAACCTGTCTGTACTCTGGTTCCAGAACTCATCATCGAAGTACTTGGAA contains:
- a CDS encoding GNAT family N-acetyltransferase, with translation SKYFDDEFWNQSTDRFLWWAKLDETVIGFAKTELLEDPVWERLGYIGDFYIAPPFRRRGHGRGFARLIFDWFAHRGIRYVRLYVRVDNPAASAFWEKQGFETVRYQMRKML
- a CDS encoding carbon-nitrogen hydrolase family protein, with the protein product MIIALASPCIASTLEEGLDKIKRLLSEASAQDAEIVCFPEAYLPGLRGQDFEVLPFDWIQQERVLETVAQWARTYAVATILGMERLTEAGRQIAAFVIDAWGQIQGYQTKNQLDPTEDQFYVPGNTRRLFEIKGMKFGVVICHEGWRYPETVRWAAVRGAKIVFHPHHTGSDQEGVRLTQWGASDGPYYEKAMMLRSMENTIYFASVNYALRFQESATSLIAPSGQCQAYLPHGQEGVLVQAINVEEATGLLATRYAPDRYQEVPGGTRYVPERASNDHRS